A single genomic interval of Thermovibrio guaymasensis harbors:
- a CDS encoding aspartate kinase has protein sequence MALIVQKFGGTSMGSIERIRDFVAKRILEEKEKGNRVVVVVSAMAGETDRLINLVKSITQEPNERDMDFVVSTGEQVSAGLLSITLNHMGYPAVALSGWQAGIKTDKAFTKARILEIDTSRILKHLEEGKIVIITGFQGITEEGEITTLGRGGSDTSAVALAAALKADRCDIYTDVDGVYTADPRIVPEARRIPVLSYEEMLELASLGAKVLQIRSVEFAMKYKVPLRVRSTFTGDEGTLIKEEDETMERVVVRGIAHNKNEARITVVKVPDKPGIAAKLFDALAEANIPVDMIVQNVSVDGFTDISFTVDKNDAGKAEKITKEIAKEIGAKEVIRDDRIAKVSVVGLGMRSHAGVAGKVFETLAKYGINIIMISTSEIKISCIIDEKFTELAVRVLHEAFGLDKEESERVKQL, from the coding sequence ATGGCTTTAATCGTTCAGAAGTTCGGCGGAACCTCTATGGGCTCCATAGAGAGAATCAGGGATTTTGTTGCTAAGAGAATCTTGGAGGAGAAGGAAAAGGGAAATAGGGTCGTTGTTGTTGTTTCTGCTATGGCAGGTGAAACGGATAGGCTTATTAACCTCGTTAAGTCAATAACTCAGGAGCCAAACGAAAGGGATATGGACTTTGTAGTATCAACGGGAGAACAGGTTTCGGCCGGTCTCCTATCAATTACCCTTAACCACATGGGCTATCCTGCCGTAGCCCTTTCCGGCTGGCAGGCGGGAATAAAGACGGATAAGGCTTTTACTAAAGCCAGAATCCTTGAGATAGATACTTCAAGGATTTTAAAACACCTTGAAGAGGGTAAGATCGTAATAATTACCGGGTTTCAGGGTATTACTGAAGAGGGAGAGATTACGACCCTTGGTAGGGGAGGTTCGGATACTTCAGCAGTCGCCCTTGCAGCGGCCTTAAAGGCAGATAGGTGCGATATCTATACAGACGTTGACGGAGTATATACTGCAGACCCGAGGATCGTTCCAGAAGCAAGGAGGATTCCTGTCCTTTCTTACGAAGAAATGCTTGAGCTTGCTTCCTTAGGTGCAAAGGTCCTTCAAATTCGTTCAGTTGAGTTTGCAATGAAGTATAAAGTTCCACTAAGGGTACGCAGTACTTTTACTGGAGACGAAGGAACGCTTATTAAGGAGGAAGATGAGACTATGGAAAGGGTGGTCGTAAGGGGAATTGCCCACAATAAAAATGAAGCCAGGATTACTGTAGTTAAAGTTCCAGACAAGCCGGGGATTGCCGCTAAGCTCTTTGATGCCCTTGCAGAGGCAAACATTCCCGTTGATATGATAGTTCAGAACGTTTCAGTTGACGGTTTTACCGATATTTCGTTTACGGTGGACAAGAACGATGCCGGTAAGGCGGAGAAGATTACGAAGGAGATAGCTAAAGAGATTGGAGCGAAAGAGGTAATAAGGGATGACAGAATTGCCAAAGTGTCCGTAGTCGGTCTTGGAATGAGGAGCCACGCAGGAGTTGCAGGGAAGGTCTTTGAAACCCTTGCAAAATATGGGATTAACATAATAATGATTTCAACTTCTGAGATTAAGATCTCCTGCATCATTGATGAGAAGTTTACAGAGCTTGCAGTTAGGGTTCTTCATGAGGCTTTCGGACTTGACAAAGAGGAAAGCGAAAGGGTAAAGCAGCTTTAA
- a CDS encoding M23 family metallopeptidase translates to MRIFSFFISLFLFLSTLSLADEIYRVRRGDTLGKIAKKFGVSVSEIKRRNRLRSNVIYPGQKLIIPTKSKKLKLITYRVKRGDTLGKIAKRFGTTVKELKRINRLRSSVIRVGQKLKVPVKVSSVKRKKVDLSKKAKFAPNGLTKVPVYKYYRVKKGDSVLKIAKKLRVSPRSIIRLNHLRKPYILRPGQKLKILVGYKDVLKLNRPIEFHFPLDGRVDPTVRENGYPGIFILSKPGAPIRAAETGIVKFAGTNDKFLKAYGNLVIIQHPKGFQTVYGNLDKIYVKKNQIVKRGTVIGTAGASGVWRRSGLYFDISKVYKGKTYHINPLEVLK, encoded by the coding sequence ATGAGGATTTTCTCATTCTTTATTAGCCTTTTCCTCTTTCTATCAACACTTTCCCTAGCAGATGAGATATATAGAGTTAGGAGAGGTGATACTTTAGGGAAAATTGCTAAAAAGTTTGGAGTAAGTGTTTCGGAAATTAAAAGGAGAAATAGGCTCCGCTCAAACGTAATCTATCCAGGTCAAAAGTTAATAATTCCCACTAAGAGTAAAAAGTTAAAGCTCATCACCTATAGGGTTAAAAGGGGAGATACCCTAGGTAAGATTGCAAAGAGGTTTGGAACTACTGTAAAGGAGCTTAAGAGGATAAATAGGCTTAGAAGCTCAGTAATCCGTGTCGGCCAAAAACTAAAAGTTCCTGTAAAGGTCTCTTCTGTAAAGCGTAAAAAGGTTGATCTGAGTAAAAAAGCTAAGTTTGCTCCTAACGGTCTTACAAAGGTTCCCGTTTATAAGTATTACAGGGTAAAGAAAGGGGATTCTGTTTTAAAGATAGCTAAGAAGTTGAGGGTTTCTCCAAGGTCAATCATTAGGTTAAACCACCTTAGGAAACCTTACATACTGAGGCCCGGTCAAAAGTTGAAGATTCTTGTAGGCTATAAGGACGTCTTAAAGCTGAACAGGCCTATCGAATTCCACTTTCCACTTGATGGAAGGGTTGACCCTACTGTAAGGGAAAACGGATATCCCGGAATATTTATTCTCAGTAAGCCGGGAGCTCCCATAAGGGCAGCAGAAACCGGGATTGTTAAGTTTGCAGGAACTAACGATAAGTTCCTGAAAGCTTACGGAAACCTTGTAATAATTCAGCACCCAAAGGGCTTTCAAACGGTTTATGGAAACCTTGATAAAATATACGTTAAGAAGAATCAGATAGTAAAGAGGGGGACTGTAATAGGAACAGCTGGTGCTAGCGGAGTTTGGAGGAGGAGCGGACTTTATTTTGATATAAGTAAAGTCTATAAGGGAAAGACCTATCACATTAACCCACTAGAGGTTCTCAAGTAA
- a CDS encoding acylphosphatase has translation MAIKGLHAFVYGIVQGVGYRAWTRRKAKELGLKGFVRNLPDGSVEVYAEGEEEKLKELLSKLYEGPFFAKVDRVEYEFTEPRGEYEDFLILY, from the coding sequence ATGGCCATAAAGGGTCTCCATGCTTTTGTTTACGGGATCGTTCAGGGAGTTGGTTACAGGGCTTGGACTAGGAGGAAGGCAAAGGAGCTCGGACTTAAGGGTTTTGTGAGGAACCTTCCGGATGGAAGCGTTGAGGTGTACGCAGAGGGAGAGGAAGAAAAACTTAAAGAGCTCCTATCTAAGCTCTACGAAGGGCCTTTCTTTGCAAAAGTAGATAGAGTAGAGTATGAGTTTACAGAGCCAAGGGGAGAGTATGAGGATTTTCTCATTCTTTATTAG
- a CDS encoding patatin-like phospholipase family protein: MKIGVTLSGGFVKGTAHIGFLKALEYKGFAPSFVCGSSAGAVVGVLYCAGYSPDEILEIAKSVSWRKLASPSFRGGLFKLDGLYRELRKLVGDIDIRELKIPFGLAVVNLKTLRVEFKKEGSAPDFVTASSSIPPLFSPWEINGKYYVDGGIRNCLPAEMAKAEGVEVNVCSNVNTGITEFNPNSLVNVSLRTSLASVMENQERRFPYCDIIVNHRKSESPFDFDLIDEFVETAFSDTLKVLEESKLWP, encoded by the coding sequence ATGAAAATCGGAGTTACCCTTTCGGGCGGTTTTGTAAAGGGAACGGCCCACATAGGTTTCTTAAAGGCTTTAGAGTATAAAGGGTTTGCTCCCTCCTTTGTTTGTGGTTCAAGCGCCGGGGCTGTAGTTGGGGTTCTCTACTGTGCAGGCTACAGTCCCGATGAAATCCTTGAAATTGCTAAGAGCGTCTCTTGGCGTAAGTTGGCCTCTCCCTCCTTTAGGGGAGGCCTCTTTAAGTTGGACGGTTTATACAGGGAGTTAAGGAAGTTAGTTGGAGATATAGACATTAGGGAACTTAAAATACCCTTTGGTCTTGCCGTTGTAAACTTAAAGACTCTAAGGGTAGAGTTTAAGAAGGAAGGAAGTGCGCCGGACTTTGTTACAGCATCTTCTTCAATTCCTCCTCTCTTTTCTCCCTGGGAAATTAACGGCAAGTACTACGTTGATGGCGGGATAAGGAACTGCCTTCCGGCAGAGATGGCAAAGGCAGAGGGGGTTGAGGTTAACGTCTGTTCAAACGTGAATACGGGTATAACTGAGTTTAACCCTAATTCTCTGGTGAACGTAAGCTTAAGGACAAGCCTTGCTAGCGTTATGGAAAACCAGGAGAGGAGATTTCCTTACTGTGATATCATTGTTAACCACCGAAAGTCTGAAAGTCCCTTTGACTTTGATTTGATTGATGAGTTTGTTGAGACTGCATTTAGTGATACTCTAAAAGTCCTTGAGGAAAGTAAGCTATGGCCATAA
- a CDS encoding metal-dependent hydrolase, whose product MAKLWYLGHSAYYLEGEGLKALIDPFLTGNPWKIAKPEDFTDLNYIFVTHGHGDHLGDAVELSKRTGATIVSIYEVCQYCSLKGAGNVHAMHIGGSFKFPFGRVKLVPAAHGSSVIENDQVVTLGSPCGVIVEVEGKNVYHAGDTGLISDMELLGKYEDIHVALLPIGGNFTMDVRDAAIAAEMIKPQVAVPMHFKTWPIIDAEPEDFKALAEARGVKVQILQPGEELEF is encoded by the coding sequence ATGGCAAAGCTTTGGTATCTGGGACACTCTGCTTACTACCTAGAAGGTGAAGGTTTAAAGGCTTTAATAGACCCCTTTTTAACTGGAAATCCCTGGAAGATTGCAAAACCTGAGGATTTCACAGATTTAAACTACATTTTCGTTACCCACGGCCACGGCGATCACTTGGGTGATGCAGTTGAGCTTTCAAAGAGGACGGGAGCCACAATAGTTAGTATCTATGAAGTTTGCCAGTACTGCAGTTTAAAGGGAGCCGGTAACGTTCATGCCATGCACATAGGAGGGAGTTTCAAGTTCCCCTTTGGAAGGGTAAAACTTGTTCCTGCTGCCCACGGCTCTTCTGTAATTGAAAACGACCAGGTTGTTACTCTGGGAAGTCCCTGTGGAGTAATAGTTGAGGTTGAGGGTAAGAACGTTTACCACGCAGGGGATACCGGACTTATTTCCGATATGGAACTCCTTGGTAAGTACGAGGATATTCACGTGGCTCTCCTTCCGATAGGGGGGAACTTTACGATGGACGTTCGCGACGCAGCAATAGCTGCAGAGATGATCAAACCTCAGGTTGCAGTTCCTATGCACTTTAAGACGTGGCCGATAATTGATGCAGAGCCTGAAGACTTTAAGGCGCTGGCAGAGGCAAGGGGGGTGAAGGTTCAGATCCTTCAGCCAGGTGAAGAGCTGGAATTCTAA
- a CDS encoding roadblock/LC7 domain-containing protein: protein MEELLKEVAQENPEVESVLVIDEEGIIVYRYDKETSIDPEEVATQLVNPLNTLSEFIQDISNEEDDLKELLLFSEKYQFLAYKLINETYLVVVAKRSPLYGRMRFRVRSKLPKLIKTL from the coding sequence ATGGAAGAGTTACTTAAGGAAGTTGCCCAAGAGAACCCTGAAGTAGAGTCTGTTCTTGTTATAGACGAAGAGGGAATTATCGTCTATAGGTACGATAAAGAGACATCCATTGACCCTGAAGAGGTTGCGACTCAGCTGGTTAATCCCCTTAATACTCTGAGCGAGTTTATTCAGGATATTTCAAATGAGGAGGATGATCTTAAGGAACTCCTCCTCTTTTCAGAAAAGTACCAGTTTTTAGCCTATAAGCTTATTAACGAAACTTACTTAGTTGTTGTAGCTAAGAGGAGTCCACTCTACGGTAGGATGAGGTTTAGGGTAAGGAGTAAACTACCCAAATTAATTAAAACCCTTTAG
- a CDS encoding aspartate-semialdehyde dehydrogenase, with protein MKGYTVAVVGATGAVGREMIKTLEQRNFPVKKLVLLASKRSAGKKLPFKGEEVEVQELRPESFEGVDIALFSAGGERSKEFAPEAVKRGAVVIDNSSAFRMDPDVPLVVPEVNPEDVEWHKGIIANPNCSTIQMVVVLKPLHDFAKIKRVVVSTYQAVSGAGAAAIEELKEQTRAVLEGKPVPPPKKIPKQIAFNCVPHIDKFFESGYTREELKMVNETKKIMHDDSIKVSPTCVRVPVFIGHSEAVNLEFERPISVEEARELLSKAPGVKVVDDFENLIYPTPIDVAGKDEVLVGRIRKDDTIENGLNLWIVGDNLRKGAALNAVQIAELLVEKGLV; from the coding sequence ATGAAGGGATATACAGTAGCTGTTGTAGGGGCTACAGGGGCTGTTGGCCGTGAGATGATAAAGACTTTAGAGCAGAGGAACTTTCCCGTTAAGAAACTGGTTCTCCTTGCCTCTAAGCGTTCTGCAGGGAAGAAGCTGCCTTTTAAAGGTGAAGAGGTTGAGGTTCAGGAGCTCCGCCCTGAAAGTTTTGAAGGAGTTGACATAGCCCTCTTCTCAGCAGGAGGGGAGAGGAGCAAAGAGTTCGCTCCTGAAGCAGTTAAGAGGGGAGCAGTTGTAATTGATAACAGCTCGGCCTTCAGGATGGACCCAGATGTTCCTTTAGTGGTTCCTGAAGTTAACCCTGAGGACGTTGAGTGGCACAAAGGGATAATTGCTAACCCCAACTGTTCTACAATTCAAATGGTTGTAGTTCTAAAGCCCCTTCACGACTTTGCGAAGATTAAGAGGGTCGTTGTTTCAACCTATCAGGCAGTTTCCGGAGCTGGAGCTGCGGCAATTGAAGAGCTTAAAGAGCAGACTAGGGCAGTTTTAGAAGGTAAGCCTGTTCCTCCTCCAAAGAAGATTCCAAAGCAGATCGCCTTTAACTGTGTTCCTCACATAGATAAGTTCTTTGAAAGTGGTTACACGAGGGAAGAGCTTAAGATGGTAAATGAAACCAAAAAGATTATGCACGACGATTCAATAAAGGTCTCTCCGACCTGCGTTAGGGTTCCAGTTTTTATCGGACACAGTGAGGCAGTTAACCTTGAGTTTGAAAGGCCTATCTCTGTTGAGGAGGCGAGGGAGCTCCTGAGCAAAGCTCCCGGCGTTAAGGTCGTTGATGACTTTGAGAACTTGATCTATCCAACTCCGATTGACGTTGCAGGAAAGGACGAAGTCCTTGTAGGAAGGATTAGGAAAGATGATACAATAGAGAACGGTCTAAACCTTTGGATTGTTGGAGATAACCTGAGGAAAGGAGCAGCTCTAAACGCTGTTCAGATTGCAGAGCTCTTAGTTGAAAAGGGGCTGGTTTAG
- the leuB gene encoding 3-isopropylmalate dehydrogenase — MKEFTVAVLPGDGIGPEIVKQAVKVMDAASEKFGFKINYKYGLIGGAAIDETGVPFPDETKELILSSDAVLLGAVGGPKWDNLPFEIRPERALLGMRKLLNAFANLRPAKLYDELLDASTLKPEVIKGVDIMVVRELTSGIYFGIPRGIFVDGDERVGINTLRYYEHEVERIARVAFEVARKRNKKVTSVDKANVLEATVLWREVVEKVHQDYQDVELNHMYVDNAAMQIIRWPKQFDVIVTTNIFGDILSDACAMLTGSLGMLPSASIGGKIGLYEPIHGSAPDIAGQNVANPIATINSAAMMFTYSFNMPEVEEAIDKAVRRVLSKGYRTKDIYSEGCELVSTEEMGDLIAQELKEV, encoded by the coding sequence GTGAAAGAGTTTACAGTTGCAGTCCTTCCTGGAGATGGAATAGGACCTGAGATAGTAAAACAGGCAGTGAAAGTTATGGACGCTGCCTCTGAGAAGTTTGGATTTAAGATCAACTACAAGTACGGTTTAATCGGCGGTGCAGCAATAGATGAAACTGGAGTTCCTTTTCCAGACGAAACTAAAGAGTTAATCCTCTCCTCAGATGCAGTTCTCCTTGGAGCAGTTGGCGGTCCAAAGTGGGATAACCTTCCTTTTGAGATAAGGCCCGAGAGGGCTCTCCTTGGAATGAGGAAACTGTTAAACGCCTTTGCAAACTTAAGGCCTGCTAAGCTTTACGACGAGCTCCTGGATGCTTCAACCTTAAAGCCTGAAGTTATCAAGGGCGTTGACATAATGGTAGTTAGGGAGCTCACTAGTGGAATTTACTTTGGAATTCCCAGGGGAATCTTCGTAGATGGAGATGAGAGGGTAGGTATAAATACCCTGAGGTACTACGAACACGAAGTTGAGAGGATTGCAAGGGTAGCCTTTGAAGTTGCTAGGAAGAGGAATAAGAAGGTTACCAGTGTAGATAAAGCTAACGTCCTTGAGGCAACCGTTCTCTGGAGGGAGGTTGTAGAAAAGGTTCATCAAGATTATCAAGACGTTGAGCTTAACCACATGTACGTAGATAACGCGGCTATGCAGATTATCAGATGGCCGAAGCAGTTTGACGTAATAGTCACGACGAACATCTTCGGAGACATCCTCTCTGACGCCTGTGCAATGCTTACAGGTTCCCTCGGTATGCTTCCTTCAGCCTCAATCGGCGGGAAAATAGGCCTTTACGAACCTATTCACGGTTCAGCCCCCGATATCGCAGGTCAGAATGTTGCCAACCCGATAGCGACCATTAACTCTGCAGCTATGATGTTTACTTACTCCTTTAACATGCCGGAGGTTGAGGAAGCAATAGACAAGGCAGTTAGGAGAGTTCTTTCAAAGGGCTACAGGACTAAGGACATATACTCTGAAGGGTGTGAGCTCGTTTCAACGGAGGAGATGGGAGATCTAATAGCTCAAGAACTAAAAGAAGTTTAA
- the leuD gene encoding 3-isopropylmalate dehydratase small subunit, protein MSEVLKGRVFKFGDDINTDEIIPARYLNTSDPQELAKHVMEDADPEFPKKVKPRDIIVAGKNFGCGSSREHAPIAIKAAGVSAVIAKSFARIFYRNAINIGLPIFESPEAVEGIEEGDIVEINPETGVIKNLTKGKEFKATPISEDIRKIMEAGGLMEYAKQKLGLK, encoded by the coding sequence ATGAGTGAAGTTTTGAAGGGAAGGGTCTTTAAGTTTGGGGATGACATCAATACGGATGAGATAATTCCAGCTAGGTACCTAAATACCTCAGATCCCCAGGAACTTGCAAAGCACGTTATGGAGGATGCAGATCCTGAGTTTCCAAAGAAGGTAAAACCTAGAGATATCATAGTTGCAGGTAAGAACTTCGGCTGTGGTTCTTCAAGGGAACACGCTCCAATAGCTATTAAGGCCGCAGGGGTAAGTGCTGTAATTGCAAAGTCCTTTGCAAGGATTTTCTACAGAAACGCTATAAACATAGGTCTTCCCATATTTGAGTCTCCAGAAGCGGTTGAGGGAATTGAGGAAGGGGACATCGTTGAGATAAACCCTGAGACCGGAGTAATTAAGAACTTAACCAAAGGGAAAGAGTTTAAGGCTACTCCAATTTCTGAGGATATTAGGAAGATTATGGAAGCCGGCGGTTTAATGGAGTACGCAAAGCAGAAACTAGGCTTGAAATAG
- a CDS encoding histidinol phosphate phosphatase domain-containing protein yields the protein MIDLHTHTLFSDGELLPSELVRRAEAIGCRAIALTDHVDYSNYKFVLERLWETVEILNENTSLLVIPGVEITHVPPLKIPELIEKCREEGALIVVVHGETIVEPVSPGTNRAAIEGRADILAHPGLITKEEAELAKERGVFLEITTRRGHSITNGHVAKLATEVGAPMVINTDSHSPGDLVTRSFALKVGIGAGLTVAQVEECFSNSERIVKRLTEKLKR from the coding sequence ATGATAGACCTTCACACCCATACTCTCTTTAGTGATGGAGAACTCCTTCCCAGCGAGCTAGTTAGAAGAGCAGAGGCCATTGGCTGCAGGGCAATTGCACTGACAGACCACGTTGACTACTCAAACTATAAGTTCGTCCTTGAAAGGCTGTGGGAAACTGTTGAAATACTGAACGAAAACACTTCACTTTTAGTTATTCCCGGAGTTGAGATAACCCACGTTCCTCCCTTAAAGATTCCCGAGCTGATAGAGAAGTGCAGGGAAGAGGGAGCTCTAATAGTTGTCGTTCACGGAGAGACAATTGTTGAACCGGTTTCACCGGGAACCAACAGGGCAGCAATTGAGGGAAGGGCTGACATACTAGCCCACCCAGGGCTCATAACGAAGGAAGAGGCTGAACTGGCAAAGGAAAGAGGAGTCTTCCTTGAGATAACAACCAGGAGAGGCCACAGCATAACGAACGGGCACGTTGCAAAGCTGGCAACTGAGGTTGGAGCTCCAATGGTCATAAACACCGATTCCCACTCTCCAGGAGACCTAGTTACAAGGAGCTTTGCCCTCAAAGTGGGTATAGGTGCAGGCCTTACGGTAGCTCAGGTTGAAGAGTGTTTTTCAAACAGTGAAAGGATCGTCAAGAGGTTGACTGAAAAACTGAAAAGGTAA
- the radA gene encoding DNA repair protein RadA gives MAKRKSVYVCQECGYRSPKWAGRCPECGAWGSLVEEVLREGRSNKNPRSSWVTPTVSKPLPIREVGKDREERFLTGIGEFDRVTGGGVVKGSVALVSGEPGIGKSTFLLQISSIFAKRGKALYVTAEESPQQVALRADRLGIDEDNLLILSENNLEEIEKHIKEIKPNFVVFDSIQTLYLPYIESSAGSVSQVRESTAFITNLCKGMGITAFIVGHVTKEGNIAGPKVLEHIVDAVFQFEGDRGYNFRIFKSLKNRFGSTGELAVFEMTDRGLREVPNPSEFFLSERPKGKPGSVIFAGIEGSRPILLEVQALVTRAIFTTPQRRAKGISPNRLSIIVAVLEKELGIPLRNFDVFVNVVGGVKVDEPAVDLPVATAIASSYYERPVKESIAVFGEIGLTGEVRRVKLEELRLREAEKNGLEVVSDVKRVEEIPEKLLV, from the coding sequence ATGGCAAAGAGAAAAAGCGTATACGTGTGTCAGGAGTGTGGTTACAGAAGTCCGAAGTGGGCTGGAAGGTGTCCAGAATGTGGTGCTTGGGGCTCTTTAGTAGAGGAGGTTTTAAGGGAAGGCAGGTCTAATAAGAACCCTAGGAGCTCCTGGGTAACTCCTACCGTATCTAAACCTCTTCCGATAAGAGAAGTAGGTAAGGACAGGGAAGAGCGCTTCTTAACTGGAATAGGCGAGTTTGACAGGGTAACTGGAGGGGGAGTAGTTAAAGGTTCGGTAGCCCTTGTTTCCGGAGAACCGGGAATAGGGAAGTCAACTTTTTTACTTCAAATTTCCTCAATCTTTGCAAAGAGGGGTAAGGCCCTCTACGTTACCGCAGAAGAGTCTCCCCAGCAGGTTGCCCTGAGGGCCGATAGGCTCGGAATTGATGAGGATAACCTCCTGATTCTCTCTGAAAACAACCTTGAGGAGATTGAGAAGCACATAAAAGAGATTAAACCAAACTTCGTTGTATTTGACTCTATTCAGACCCTTTACCTTCCCTACATTGAGAGTTCTGCAGGTTCAGTCTCACAGGTTAGGGAGTCTACAGCATTCATAACAAACCTCTGTAAAGGAATGGGAATAACCGCCTTTATCGTAGGCCACGTTACGAAAGAGGGAAACATTGCAGGTCCTAAGGTTTTGGAACACATAGTTGATGCAGTCTTCCAGTTTGAGGGGGACAGGGGATACAACTTTAGGATCTTTAAGAGTTTAAAGAACAGATTTGGAAGTACCGGCGAGCTTGCAGTTTTTGAGATGACTGATAGGGGACTAAGGGAGGTTCCAAACCCTTCAGAGTTTTTCCTATCAGAAAGGCCTAAGGGAAAACCGGGTTCTGTTATCTTTGCAGGGATTGAGGGAAGTAGGCCGATACTCTTAGAAGTCCAAGCCCTCGTTACAAGGGCAATCTTCACGACTCCCCAAAGGAGGGCAAAGGGAATTAGCCCTAACAGGCTTTCAATAATTGTCGCAGTCCTTGAAAAGGAGCTTGGGATTCCCCTAAGGAACTTTGACGTTTTCGTTAACGTAGTTGGGGGCGTTAAGGTTGACGAACCTGCAGTTGACCTGCCCGTTGCAACTGCAATTGCTTCAAGTTACTACGAAAGGCCTGTTAAAGAGAGTATCGCAGTCTTTGGTGAAATTGGCCTAACTGGAGAAGTTAGGAGAGTAAAGCTTGAAGAGCTGAGGCTGAGAGAGGCTGAAAAAAACGGCCTTGAAGTGGTTAGTGACGTTAAGAGGGTGGAGGAGATACCTGAAAAGCTTTTAGTTTAG
- the cysS gene encoding cysteine--tRNA ligase, whose product MIRLTDTLRGEKVEFKPLEDRTVKMYVCGPTVYDHAHIGHARSAVVFDVIRRWFEYRGYKVIFVRNYTDIDDKIIRRSREEGIPWYEVANKYIASYEEDMKALNVKEPTYKPRVTEHIREIIELIDGLIEKGYAYHVDGDVYFSVEKFPEYGKLSKRKVDELLAGARIEPGEKKRNPLDFALWKASKEGEPGWESPWGYGRPGWHIECSAMSMKYLGETMDIHGGGLDLIFPHHENEIAQSEAYTGKIFARYWVHNGFVMVNKEKMSKSLGNFFTIKDILKKYRPDVLRLFLLSTHYRSPIDFSFERLEEAKRTFDRLLNFIRLRESIDGLDVVEGEGSPVDVGAYKREFEFSMDDDFNTAKALGVLFEVVKEGNLLRDRALKEGKLTKEEKLSLIDAVNFVEGSLKTLGFKLETGEVKGIEEELIKLLIEVRGELRKKKEFALADLIRDRLKGLGIVLEDLPTGTVYKRL is encoded by the coding sequence ATGATAAGGCTAACGGATACTCTGAGAGGAGAGAAGGTAGAGTTTAAGCCCCTTGAGGATAGAACGGTAAAGATGTACGTTTGCGGTCCTACGGTTTACGACCACGCCCACATAGGCCATGCAAGGAGTGCTGTTGTCTTTGACGTTATAAGGAGGTGGTTTGAGTACAGGGGCTATAAAGTTATCTTCGTTAGGAACTATACAGACATTGACGACAAGATAATAAGGAGGTCTAGGGAAGAGGGAATTCCTTGGTATGAGGTTGCAAATAAGTATATAGCCTCTTACGAAGAGGACATGAAAGCCCTTAACGTGAAAGAGCCTACCTATAAGCCGAGGGTTACAGAACACATAAGGGAAATCATTGAGCTGATAGACGGTTTGATAGAGAAAGGGTACGCCTACCATGTTGACGGCGACGTTTACTTCAGCGTTGAGAAGTTCCCAGAGTACGGAAAGCTTTCAAAGAGGAAGGTTGATGAGCTGTTAGCCGGTGCGAGGATAGAGCCCGGGGAGAAGAAGAGGAATCCCCTTGACTTTGCCCTCTGGAAGGCAAGCAAAGAGGGTGAGCCGGGCTGGGAATCTCCTTGGGGTTACGGAAGGCCGGGCTGGCACATTGAGTGTTCTGCAATGTCTATGAAGTACCTCGGTGAGACAATGGACATCCACGGAGGAGGACTTGACCTGATCTTTCCCCACCACGAGAACGAGATAGCTCAAAGTGAGGCTTACACGGGGAAAATCTTTGCCCGCTACTGGGTTCACAACGGCTTTGTAATGGTAAATAAGGAAAAGATGAGTAAGAGTTTGGGCAATTTCTTTACCATAAAGGATATCCTGAAGAAGTACAGGCCGGACGTTTTAAGGTTATTCCTCCTTTCTACCCACTACAGGAGCCCAATTGACTTCTCATTTGAGAGGTTGGAAGAGGCAAAGAGGACCTTTGACAGGTTGTTGAACTTCATTAGACTAAGGGAATCTATTGATGGGCTAGACGTTGTTGAAGGAGAGGGTTCTCCTGTTGATGTAGGAGCTTATAAGAGGGAATTTGAGTTTTCAATGGATGACGACTTTAACACAGCCAAAGCTCTCGGCGTTCTCTTTGAAGTTGTAAAGGAAGGTAACCTTTTAAGGGATAGGGCTTTAAAGGAAGGGAAGTTAACAAAAGAAGAGAAGCTATCCTTGATAGACGCTGTTAACTTCGTTGAAGGTTCTCTAAAAACTCTAGGTTTTAAGCTTGAAACAGGTGAAGTTAAGGGAATTGAGGAGGAGCTAATAAAGCTCTTAATTGAAGTCAGGGGGGAGCTCAGGAAGAAGAAGGAGTTTGCTCTTGCAGATTTAATCAGGGACAGGTTGAAAGGGCTTGGAATAGTCCTTGAAGACCTACCAACCGGAACAGTCTATAAGAGGTTATAA